One Bombus terrestris chromosome 15, iyBomTerr1.2, whole genome shotgun sequence genomic window, atcgtatGTCGATAGAAAGTATGAACATAGAATTTTCAAGTATAGTATTTTTGCAATATAGAATAATGTTCATTTTATTTCCTCTCTTTTAATATAACTAGATATTTTTATAGACTTTCGTGTCATAAAAATgctaatttttatcgaaatttacataatttaatcGCGTATAAACATATACATAAGATAACGCGATGACAATTACAATTCATTTGTTTTGTAGCCATGTAAGAAAGATATTcgaataatattcataaaaattccgtATAATTCAATCTATAAAGCATGATTATGAACCAGTTCTAAAACTAGATCAGTCATAAGTCGCGCACATTCGGCTCCTCCTCGCGGCGGTACTCGAGCGCTTTGCTTCCCTTTACTTGTTTCTGATTCTTCATATAAATCTGGAGCTTCGTTGCTTTCGCACGTACTAATTGGCAAAATATCCAATGCAAGCCCTGCACCGAATCGGCCGCATCGTCGTATTTCTTCGTTTAATCTGTACATGATAAATAAAACAGGAAGATTAGAGGATGCACTAAGAGTAATCGCTTACAAAATTTATCCGTTATCTTTTTCAACTTATGGACATATTGAGCATGATATTACTTACAGTTCCCACATTACAGATGGGTCTATTGGTGGCTGTTTTGGATTAAGCGTATGTAACGAAGACATTAGGTGGAAATGATAATGTTGAAGGAGCTGTGTCATATGCGTTCGTCTAATCTCTCCATTTGCACAGCAATACAACAAATTCGCAAGATCAAGGGCAAGTGAACCAACTCGAGATAGTTGAAAATCAACTAAATAGACATCCTGTAAAGTCCTAGCATTAATCGTAATTTAAGATTTGACCCACTTAAATTGTACTATGCCCGATTTCTATTTCCTAGGTTAATCTAATCGAAATTCAATCAATATTGATATTCATGTTCGAATTATTTCTGCTTCGTAAACGAAGTGAAAAAactaagataaatatttttacactatACTTATGCCTgtgctttcttttttcttgttttaataaattttagtaagtatagaaatagaatttataaaaatcccAACTATATAAATAATGGCAAAACATGATTTAGTTATACCATCAAATATGGTAACTGACTTGACTGAATctgaataatttctatttttatgaaatagaaattttataaattacaagtattttttctttaacattaTTAAAATGCTACTTGTACAAGACAATTGGTAAGAAGCGGAAAGAACGTAATATCTAaaaatcttataaattaatgagtaataaaattataccgAGAAACATTATTTCTTGATTCTTCGATTCCTATATAGTAGAATTATACAACGTACGCGTGTACACACAACACTTTTTGTACATTTTGATACaacaatatatgtaaataagatattaaatattatctacATATAATACTTACTTCTTCATCTGGATTAGTCGAATcatctttaaataaaaaattattagtcCAACAATCACCATGACAAAAAACTGTAAGAGGACCTTGCATGGCTGCAATTTCGCTCATGGTACGAAAAAATACATCATCGTTAAGAAATGCTCGTAATTTCTCCATTATCTCGAGTCTCTTGGATTCCATGTGAGGAGGAAAACCATCAGAAACCATTCTAATGGCATTCTTAGCAGCAACATGATAATATTGACGATACCAATCCTCATTTTCTGTTCGAAAAAGGGCTTCTTGTATACCTTGACCTCTATTTGGATCTGTCAGTCTTGCAAATTCTTCCGGCCTTGTACATCCATATATACACATTAATATACACacttatataaagatataataatataacataataataaataaagaggAAAAGACAATATTATTTGACTTGCCTCGTTTCTCTAAGAGTTAGACTGAGCGCATGAAAACCAGCTAAAGCTTTCAACGTTCGTTTCAAATGCTCAAGTTGTAATCCTTTTCTTCTGTCTTCCATTTTAAAGCCTCTTTCTCGTAAATCTTCCATAGCAATAAGATCAATTCGCGCCGCGTATATTTTTGCGACTCCTCCAAAAACTTTTTTACCATTTGTTTGTAATTCATTCAGAGCAGGCCACACATGCGTATAAAATGCTACTTCGTTTTGAAATAGAAGTTCGCTTTTAAAAGCTTCACGATGTTCTCTTGATCGAGGTAATACTTTGTAAATAATCGCACGTTCATAATTGACCCATTcatgattttttatttgttttcgaCCTTTTGCTCGAATACGATATAGCATAGATGTATAATTGTCACCTCTTCCTGAACCGAGTTCTTCTTCCAAACTGGTAATTTCCACATCAGGTTCATCCTTTGTTATTAATTCACGCACAGATTCTAACGTAAGACTCACGTGTCCTTCCTCATCCATCACTCTGATACTAAGGATAAAagttataacttttaaaaacTGTGAAGAAGAAATCAGAAGAAGAAATTTCGTGTATCTATAAGATTCTTGAATCAATAAATATCGTAACACTTTAGCCTTTGAACGTGGACGAGTGAGTTACGATGTTAAGCAACGATGCAGGAAATAAGTATTTGAGTGACGAGAGAATGGTACCTCCCACTGTCGCATAGCATAATTTATTAATCGTAAGTACCCTAACTAGGGGGGCAAGGACGTTAATACATATCAATCACGCATGTAATTTCTATTCTTTGAATGACAAATTGATTGAAATTCTTACACATATAACACAAATTTAATGAAGAAATTGAGTcagtttcataaattttatatagcTCAATGAAACATTTAGATTTACAATTGCaagaacaataataaaaaaagagagtacgtaattacataattaacataattttttcataattaatttgaTTGTTCGGTATCAGAGGAATTTAATGCTTCCGCCCCAACTAAATTAATCAATTCCTTGCGATAAGCATCCGTTAATTGTGGAAGATTTTGTAATGTTGTAGCCATTTTAATAATATGTGGAAATCCTGAATTTACAGAATACTCGAGAACAAGCTGTAAAGATAAATGCCTTAAAGTTACACTTTAAATTCGAAGAAGCTAAACTAATTCTAACAAACTAACTAACAAGCTAAAGagattataaatatgaatatacataCAAAAGCTCCCAAAATACATTCTTTTGAAATATAACTTTCAAATAATTCATTCACTTGTATTTCGTTCATTGTTGGAAGAAATAAATCTGATTCTTTAGTAATATATGTCAGAACTTCAATACTTTCTACTATATGACCACCATGCAACAATATTGCTACTATACAAGCTGTCTTGGCATTTTCAAGTGGAGTATATGTTCCTGATTTTGTTTCGATCTCTGTCTGTcaatagcaaattgtttatttttattacatgtatTTTTTTGTCACTTAATATTATAAACAAACCAACCTGGATTTCATTCCAACACGTCCAAGCTGCATCCATAAAAAACGTTTTAAAAGGTGAATCAGCAGGCAAAGCATCCATTTCTACTAAAGATAATACTCTAAGTTTCAATGAAAAGTTTGTGAAACATAGAGTACTTATGTCTAACCATAATCTCTGTAGATGTTTCATttgaattttttctttataatgttCTAAATGTTTTACGATAGCTTCAAAAATGCGTCTTGGTGGCACAAATATGTTTGGAACAAGtttttcgtaaaattcgaaAAAGTCATCAACTGTACTTGTTGATAATACTAGTGATATATACGAAATGTAATAAGAGTTTTCCTATATAAAAAGCTTTAATATAAAAGGGCACTAAATTGTATcatctaatataaatatttaaattaaaaaaccaTACTATTGAAGCACGTGAAATGAATTTATAATTGTCTCTTATCAGAAGAAGCTTATGAATCATATCACCAGCTTCTCTATCGTAGTAACTATCAGCTAAATACATagcatgtttaaaaaatttatcatcCAGTAGATCTTGAATACtaaaacttttatttcttattgAGTGTAGAATATTTACGAAATTAGCATACGCATTTTCATCTGCAAGAGAAGAATATAATTaactattgtaaataaataagattaaaaaaaataccATTAATAAGCTATAATTACTGTGTTTTTGCGTAAATATCAGtatcatataataatacgttgCTGGTGAAAATTCTATGTTCATTCGTTTGAAGTCCATAAACAAACGTTGTGCAATATCTTCATCATTCTTCAGTTGCGCTACTACAATCACATGAAGGGCAGCATTCAATGTTTTGATATTTGGTTTAatccttttcttatttattgTATCAAGAATATCGAAAAAACGTTCCATTTTCAGTTCATGCTTATAACCAAAAGTTTCTGGAATCAGCGCCAATAAATAATTGCAAgtagtaatatttaatagaatatttttctctttgcaTTCGTGATACAATATCCAGGCTTCATTTACCTAAgaacataaattataaatgtattGTATGATAAAAATGTGCAAAAATTCGTTCAAAAATTAAAGTCAGTATACTCTTGAATGTTTTGCTAAACCACATATCATAGTGTTGTAAGCTACTGCTGCTGTTGAAGAATCttgcatttttaaaaattcaaacagtTCATTGATTTCTGACATATACCtaaaatatgaaactattgaaaatagtaaaatGTAAGTGTGATTCtctattttcattatctttttttaCTACTTACTGCCAAGCATATTTATCATAGCTTAGAGTAAACCACTCTTCtaaacgtgaaatattctgTGAATTGGTTCCACTGTTATAAAAACACAATAATTCTAAAAGTATTTGTTTTGTATCATTAGAAACATTATGGTCTAACAACTTATAGACATGCAAAGCTTCAGGCACTATACGCCTGTATATGATACGTAGAAGTATTTCTTCTGATACCTGACTTTTGTCAGTATACGTTGAGGGTGGTATAAATGccttaaatacaaattaaaaattacttatatttaaatacaccaaatataatatatgcatGTTATATCGATACTAAATAAAACATACTTCAATTTCTGGCTCTGAGAGATGTTTTGGAAATAAATCTTTGTGTTCATTATGAATCCATTTTGCAGCTTTTTTGCCTGCCTCATATGATAATGCATAAGCACGGTAGTTTCTTTTCTTCAGTGGAAGTAAATAAGGATCAtcatgatataaataattgttgtttgtAATAGAATCTTTTGGTATTGTCTGTTCAAGAGCCTTTTAAAAAAGGTACAAATAACAAAGTTGATATATATTTCCCTTGATATATTTTctaca contains:
- the LOC100647674 gene encoding protein PTCD3 homolog, mitochondrial isoform X4, which gives rise to MPKGILQHPHIRRCSCHIHLLHIHMTSCVELKRLQSSLSVSNSKVKIPVRIQRGPTDILEALEQTIPKDSITNNNYLYHDDPYLLPLKKRNYRAYALSYEAGKKAAKWIHNEHKDLFPKHLSEPEIEAFIPPSTYTDKSQVSEEILLRIIYRRIVPEALHVYKLLDHNVSNDTKQILLELLCFYNSGTNSQNISRLEEWFTLSYDKYAWQYMSEINELFEFLKMQDSSTAAVAYNTMICGLAKHSRVNEAWILYHECKEKNILLNITTCNYLLALIPETFGYKHELKMERFFDILDTINKKRIKPNIKTLNAALHVIVVAQLKNDEDIAQRLFMDFKRMNIEFSPATYYYMILIFTQKHNENAYANFVNILHSIRNKSFSIQDLLDDKFFKHAMYLADSYYDREAGDMIHKLLLIRDNYKFISRASIENSYYISYISLVLSTSTVDDFFEFYEKLVPNIFVPPRRIFEAIVKHLEHYKEKIQMKHLQRLWLDISTLCFTNFSLKLRVLSLVEMDALPADSPFKTFFMDAAWTCWNEIQTEIETKSGTYTPLENAKTACIVAILLHGGHIVESIEVLTYITKESDLFLPTMNEIQVNELFESYISKECILGAFLVLEYSVNSGFPHIIKMATTLQNLPQLTDAYRKELINLVGAEALNSSDTEQSN
- the LOC100647674 gene encoding protein PTCD3 homolog, mitochondrial isoform X5, whose amino-acid sequence is MPKGILQHPHIRRTSCVELKRLQSSLSVSNSKVKIPVRIQRGPTDILEALEQTIPKDSITNNNYLYHDDPYLLPLKKRNYRAYALSYEAGKKAAKWIHNEHKDLFPKHLSEPEIEAFIPPSTYTDKSQVSEEILLRIIYRRIVPEALHVYKLLDHNVSNDTKQILLELLCFYNSGTNSQNISRLEEWFTLSYDKYAWQYMSEINELFEFLKMQDSSTAAVAYNTMICGLAKHSRVNEAWILYHECKEKNILLNITTCNYLLALIPETFGYKHELKMERFFDILDTINKKRIKPNIKTLNAALHVIVVAQLKNDEDIAQRLFMDFKRMNIEFSPATYYYMILIFTQKHNENAYANFVNILHSIRNKSFSIQDLLDDKFFKHAMYLADSYYDREAGDMIHKLLLIRDNYKFISRASIENSYYISYISLVLSTSTVDDFFEFYEKLVPNIFVPPRRIFEAIVKHLEHYKEKIQMKHLQRLWLDISTLCFTNFSLKLRVLSLVEMDALPADSPFKTFFMDAAWTCWNEIQTEIETKSGTYTPLENAKTACIVAILLHGGHIVESIEVLTYITKESDLFLPTMNEIQVNELFESYISKECILGAFLVLEYSVNSGFPHIIKMATTLQNLPQLTDAYRKELINLVGAEALNSSDTEQSN
- the LOC100647674 gene encoding protein PTCD3 homolog, mitochondrial isoform X1, giving the protein MHIQLHVNTFTRTHILTAENCFSSRTGFGFLINFIQFFVICQRVYFNIHTYIRRCSCHIHLLHIHMTSCVELKRLQSSLSVSNSKVKIPVRIQRGPTDILEALEQTIPKDSITNNNYLYHDDPYLLPLKKRNYRAYALSYEAGKKAAKWIHNEHKDLFPKHLSEPEIEAFIPPSTYTDKSQVSEEILLRIIYRRIVPEALHVYKLLDHNVSNDTKQILLELLCFYNSGTNSQNISRLEEWFTLSYDKYAWQYMSEINELFEFLKMQDSSTAAVAYNTMICGLAKHSRVNEAWILYHECKEKNILLNITTCNYLLALIPETFGYKHELKMERFFDILDTINKKRIKPNIKTLNAALHVIVVAQLKNDEDIAQRLFMDFKRMNIEFSPATYYYMILIFTQKHNENAYANFVNILHSIRNKSFSIQDLLDDKFFKHAMYLADSYYDREAGDMIHKLLLIRDNYKFISRASIENSYYISYISLVLSTSTVDDFFEFYEKLVPNIFVPPRRIFEAIVKHLEHYKEKIQMKHLQRLWLDISTLCFTNFSLKLRVLSLVEMDALPADSPFKTFFMDAAWTCWNEIQTEIETKSGTYTPLENAKTACIVAILLHGGHIVESIEVLTYITKESDLFLPTMNEIQVNELFESYISKECILGAFLVLEYSVNSGFPHIIKMATTLQNLPQLTDAYRKELINLVGAEALNSSDTEQSN
- the LOC100647674 gene encoding protein PTCD3 homolog, mitochondrial isoform X2; translation: MHIQLHVNTFTRTHILTAENCFSSRTGFGFLINFIQFFVICQRVYFNIHTYIRRTSCVELKRLQSSLSVSNSKVKIPVRIQRGPTDILEALEQTIPKDSITNNNYLYHDDPYLLPLKKRNYRAYALSYEAGKKAAKWIHNEHKDLFPKHLSEPEIEAFIPPSTYTDKSQVSEEILLRIIYRRIVPEALHVYKLLDHNVSNDTKQILLELLCFYNSGTNSQNISRLEEWFTLSYDKYAWQYMSEINELFEFLKMQDSSTAAVAYNTMICGLAKHSRVNEAWILYHECKEKNILLNITTCNYLLALIPETFGYKHELKMERFFDILDTINKKRIKPNIKTLNAALHVIVVAQLKNDEDIAQRLFMDFKRMNIEFSPATYYYMILIFTQKHNENAYANFVNILHSIRNKSFSIQDLLDDKFFKHAMYLADSYYDREAGDMIHKLLLIRDNYKFISRASIENSYYISYISLVLSTSTVDDFFEFYEKLVPNIFVPPRRIFEAIVKHLEHYKEKIQMKHLQRLWLDISTLCFTNFSLKLRVLSLVEMDALPADSPFKTFFMDAAWTCWNEIQTEIETKSGTYTPLENAKTACIVAILLHGGHIVESIEVLTYITKESDLFLPTMNEIQVNELFESYISKECILGAFLVLEYSVNSGFPHIIKMATTLQNLPQLTDAYRKELINLVGAEALNSSDTEQSN
- the LOC100647674 gene encoding protein PTCD3 homolog, mitochondrial isoform X3, with the protein product MHIQLHVNTFTRTHILTAENCFSSRTGFGFLINFIQFFVICQRVYFNIHTTSCVELKRLQSSLSVSNSKVKIPVRIQRGPTDILEALEQTIPKDSITNNNYLYHDDPYLLPLKKRNYRAYALSYEAGKKAAKWIHNEHKDLFPKHLSEPEIEAFIPPSTYTDKSQVSEEILLRIIYRRIVPEALHVYKLLDHNVSNDTKQILLELLCFYNSGTNSQNISRLEEWFTLSYDKYAWQYMSEINELFEFLKMQDSSTAAVAYNTMICGLAKHSRVNEAWILYHECKEKNILLNITTCNYLLALIPETFGYKHELKMERFFDILDTINKKRIKPNIKTLNAALHVIVVAQLKNDEDIAQRLFMDFKRMNIEFSPATYYYMILIFTQKHNENAYANFVNILHSIRNKSFSIQDLLDDKFFKHAMYLADSYYDREAGDMIHKLLLIRDNYKFISRASIENSYYISYISLVLSTSTVDDFFEFYEKLVPNIFVPPRRIFEAIVKHLEHYKEKIQMKHLQRLWLDISTLCFTNFSLKLRVLSLVEMDALPADSPFKTFFMDAAWTCWNEIQTEIETKSGTYTPLENAKTACIVAILLHGGHIVESIEVLTYITKESDLFLPTMNEIQVNELFESYISKECILGAFLVLEYSVNSGFPHIIKMATTLQNLPQLTDAYRKELINLVGAEALNSSDTEQSN
- the LOC105666528 gene encoding uncharacterized protein LOC105666528 encodes the protein MDEEGHVSLTLESVRELITKDEPDVEITSLEEELGSGRGDNYTSMLYRIRAKGRKQIKNHEWVNYERAIIYKVLPRSREHREAFKSELLFQNEVAFYTHVWPALNELQTNGKKVFGGVAKIYAARIDLIAMEDLRERGFKMEDRRKGLQLEHLKRTLKALAGFHALSLTLRETRPEEFARLTDPNRGQGIQEALFRTENEDWYRQYYHVAAKNAIRMVSDGFPPHMESKRLEIMEKLRAFLNDDVFFRTMSEIAAMQGPLTVFCHGDCWTNNFLFKDDSTNPDEEDVYLVDFQLSRVGSLALDLANLLYCCANGEIRRTHMTQLLQHYHFHLMSSLHTLNPKQPPIDPSVMWELLNEEIRRCGRFGAGLALDILPISTCESNEAPDLYEESETSKGKQSARVPPRGGAECARLMTDLVLELVHNHAL
- the LOC100647674 gene encoding protein PTCD3 homolog, mitochondrial isoform X6, with the protein product MNRLRYLLDRTSCVELKRLQSSLSVSNSKVKIPVRIQRGPTDILEALEQTIPKDSITNNNYLYHDDPYLLPLKKRNYRAYALSYEAGKKAAKWIHNEHKDLFPKHLSEPEIEAFIPPSTYTDKSQVSEEILLRIIYRRIVPEALHVYKLLDHNVSNDTKQILLELLCFYNSGTNSQNISRLEEWFTLSYDKYAWQYMSEINELFEFLKMQDSSTAAVAYNTMICGLAKHSRVNEAWILYHECKEKNILLNITTCNYLLALIPETFGYKHELKMERFFDILDTINKKRIKPNIKTLNAALHVIVVAQLKNDEDIAQRLFMDFKRMNIEFSPATYYYMILIFTQKHNENAYANFVNILHSIRNKSFSIQDLLDDKFFKHAMYLADSYYDREAGDMIHKLLLIRDNYKFISRASIENSYYISYISLVLSTSTVDDFFEFYEKLVPNIFVPPRRIFEAIVKHLEHYKEKIQMKHLQRLWLDISTLCFTNFSLKLRVLSLVEMDALPADSPFKTFFMDAAWTCWNEIQTEIETKSGTYTPLENAKTACIVAILLHGGHIVESIEVLTYITKESDLFLPTMNEIQVNELFESYISKECILGAFLVLEYSVNSGFPHIIKMATTLQNLPQLTDAYRKELINLVGAEALNSSDTEQSN